Below is a genomic region from Isosphaeraceae bacterium EP7.
CCACGACCAACAAGGCGATCGAGGAGTGCGGGTTCGTCCTCACGATCGAGGAAGGCTGCCTGGCCGGCGGCTTCGGCAGCGCGGTGCTGGAGGCGGCCAGCGACGCGGGCCTGACCACCTCGCACGTCCGGCGGCTGGGCCTGCCCGACCACTTCGTGCTGCACGCCGAGCGCGACGAGCAGCTGGCCGAGGTGGGCCTGGATGTCGACGGGATCGTGCGGTCGGCCGTCGAGCTTGCCCGGTCCTCGGGGGTCCTGCCCGTTGTTGCGGCGACGGCCGGTGTCTCGCACGGCAACGGCACATCCAACGGCAATGGCGCCGCCGGCAGCAACGGCAAGAATGGCCGCGGGCACGTCGGCCTCGGCTGAGTGAGGCCGAGGCCGAGTCTGCACCTTCGATCGATCGGGCAACCTGACGCGGAGGAGACTCGCTTGGCCCAGGACCGCTCGACGCCGCTGCGGGTGACCATTCTGGGCAACGGGACCAAGATCGAGGTGCCCGGCCTGGCCGCGCGGCTGGGCAAGGCTGTGGCCTCGACGCCCGGCCTGGTGCTGACCGGCGTCGATCTGTCGAGCGACAGCGACCTGTCCACCCTGGACGCCGATCTGGCCGTCGTGATCGGCGGCGACGGCACGGTGCTGCACACCGCCAGGCGCATGGACGACCACCCCACGCCCGTCCTGGGGATTAACGCGGGCCGGCTGGGGTTCCTGGCCGACCTGACCCCCGAGGCCTTCGTCGTCCAGCTGGACGACCTGGCCGCGCGGCTGTTCGTCGTCGACGAGCTGATGACCCTGAACTGCACGGTGACGCCCCTGGTCGGCCCCCCCCGGCAGTTCCGCGGCCTGAACGACGTGGTGATGCGGTCCGCCCCGGTGTTCCACCTGCTGGAGCTGGCCCTGGACATCGACGGCGAGGGGGTGATGACCTATCGCTGCGACGGCCTGATCCTGGCCACGCCGCTGGGCTCCACCGGCCACAGCCTGTCGGCCGGCGGCCCGATCCTGCCGCCGGGCGCGCAAATGTTTGTGGTGACGCCGATTTGCGCCCACACGCTGACACAGCGCCCGCTGGTGGACTCGGCCGACAAGGTTTATGAGCTGGCCCTGCGCAGCGACGCCGGCGCGGCCATGCTGGTGGTCGACGGCCAGGTTCAGGAGCCGCTGGACCCCGGCGACCGGGTGGCCGTGCGCCGCGGGTCGCCGTCGTTCCCGATGGTCCGGCTGCGCGGGCAGAGCTTCTACAAGACCTTGCGCAACAAGCTCGGCTGGGGGACCGCCCCGCCGGGCGAGCGAGGCCACGGGGCCTGAGCGTGGCCCCTCGGTTGTGGTTGACCGTTCCGAGGGTCGTGGCGTACCATCCGGCCCCATCCCTTGAGGCCGCCACCCCCGTTGATCGACCCCGCCCGAGCAGACCGAACGCTCCAGAGGCGATGCGCCCGGCGATGGCCTATCCTGCCTGCTTCCCACCCCTGACGCGGGCCCGCTGCCTGGCCTTGCTGGCCCTGGTGCTGGAATGCGCCTTGGCGCTGCGGGTGCTGGCCGCCGGCGCGGTGCAGTGGCACGTCGACCGCCGGCTGGCGGCGAAGGGGAAGATCTGCCTGTTCGCCGATGCCCAGATTTACTGGGACCTGGGCGGCGCGATCGAAGAGGGGCGGACCTATCAGGTGATGCAGTACGACGTCCCCCACTTCGCGCTGCGCACCCCGGCCTATCCCGCCTTCCTCGCGGCCTGCCGCCTTCTCTTCGGCGACCGCCTGCTGCCGGCCAGGCTGGTGCAGGCGGTGCTGGGCGCGGCCACGGTCGGGCTGCTCGCCTGGCTGGTGGAACGGGTCAGCCCTTGGCCGGGGGTGGGCTGGCCGGTTTCGCTGCTGGCGGCGGCCCTCGCGGCGGTCGAGCCGTTCCTGGTGGGGACCTCGGCGCTGCTGCTCTCCGAGGCCCTGTTCCTGCCGCTCTCGACCCTGATGCTCGCCTGCGCGGCGATGGCCTGGCCCGCAACGGGAACCGGTCGCCGCTGGTGGGCCTGGGCGTTCGGGGCGGGGGTGTCGGCCGGCCTGGCGGTGCTGTCGAAGCCGTCCTGGGCGTTGTTCCCGCCCTTGCTTGCGCTGGCCTGGCTGGTGCTCGCGGGCCAGGGCAGGCGCAAGCGGGCGTTCGCGGGGGGGTTGCTGATGGGCCTCGGGCTGACGGCGGCGATGGCCCCCTGGTGGGTGCGCAACGCCGAGGTCTTCGGCCGGTTCGTGCCGACGGCGCTCTGGATGGGGGCGAGCCTGTATGACGGCCTGAGCCCGACGGCGACCGGGGCCAGCGACATGCGTTTTCTGGATGCAGGCGACCTGATCGCCCTCGACGAGCGGGCGCAGGACGCCGAGCTGACCCGACGATCGCTGGCCTTCGCGCGGGCCAACCCGTCGCGGGTGCTGGAACTCGCCGCGATCAAGGCCCGGCGGTTCTGGAGCCCCTGGCCGAATGCCGAGGAGTTCGGGTCGCGTGCGCTGGCCGTCGCCAGCGCCACGGTCACGCTGCCGGTCTATGCCCTGATGCTCGCCGGAGTCTGGGACCGGCGGCGCGACGCCCGGGCGTTGGTGCTGCTGGCCGGGCCTCTTCTGTACTTCGCGGCGCTGCACATGGTGTTCGTCAGCTCGATGCGATACCGGGTCGCGGGCCTGGTCCCGGCGCTCGGCCTGGCGGCGATCGGCCTGGGTCGGCTGCTGGATTGGGGACTGCCCAGGGCACGAGGCGAGCCGCCGCCGGACGCGGGCTGAGACCGGGCGGCGGCGGCGGTTCTTGAGATGACACTCCACTCCATGGACGGGGGGGGTTCCTGCGATGCGTATCCGTAGTGAGAAGAGGCGCCGGATCCGGCGGATCCTGACCCTGGCGCTCGTGCTGTTGTCGCTGGGCGTGGGCGGCGTGGCCTGGCTGGCCTACGCCTATCTCACCGACAGCGACACCTGGGCGGCGACAATCCGGGCCCAGGCCCCACGGTTCTTGCCGGGGTCGGTGGTCGACGTGGGCCGGGTGCAGCCCGGGCTGTTCAGCGGGCACGTCAGCCTCTTGAATGTCAACGTGACGCAGGCGATCGACGGATCACCGTTCGTGGCCGCGTCGATCGCTCGGCTGCAGATCGCGCACGATGCGCGGGCCCTGCTGCGCGGCGAGTTCGTCCCCAGGCGGGTCGACGTCTCATATCCGGTGCTCAGGCTGAAGCGTCGCAAGGACGGCCGCTGGAACCTGCAAGGCCTGCTGGCCGACCCCTGGCCGGGCCCCGAGCTGGAGAACCCGCCGCCGGTGTTCATCCACAACGGCAAGGTCGAGCTGAGCGACGAGTCGGGTGCCTCGGCGATCCTCCGCGATGTGGAGGTGACCGTGCAGCCCGTCGACGCCCAGACCGTCGAGTTCGAGGGCTCGGCGCAGGGAGACACCTTCGAGCGGGTCCGGCTGCACGGACGCATCGACCGGTCCACCGGGTCCGTCACGCTGGCCGGCAACCTGGACCGACTGGTCATGTCCGATATCTTGCGCGGCCGGTTGCCGGCCGACATCCGGGCGCTCGTCGACCGGGTGGGCCTGACCGGCGGCGAGGCCGACCTGATGCTCCGCTCGGCCTCCTTCAAGATGGACGACCCCAAGGGAAGCATGAGGTACGACGCCGGGGTGTTGCTGAAGGCGGGCGTCTGGAACTGCCCCGAGCTGCCGTTCCCGTTCAGCGGGGTCTCGGCCAGCCTGTCGGTGGCCGACGGCAAGGTGGTGCTCGACAGCGCCGAGGGGTTCAACGGCGAGACCAAGGTGCATGCAAGCGGGGAGTGCTCGCTGGACGACCCGAAGACGGCCCCGATGGACTTCGAGCTCCTGGTCAACCAGCTGGCGCTGGACGGACGGTTGAAGGCGAGGACACCGCCGCAATTCACCAAGCTCTGGGACGAGTTCAAGCCCAGCGGCAAGGTGAGCGTCGCCCTGCACGCCGTGCGGCGCGACCGCGGCGGGCCGATGGGCGTGGGGATGACCGTCGAGTGCGAGGACGTCGCGATGACGTACCACCTGTTCAAGTACCCCCTTAGCGGCATCCGAGGGCGGATGACCCTGGAGAACGACACCCTGAAGATCATCGGGCTGAGGACGATGGTGGGGGGCAAGCCGGTGACGGCCACCGGCACGATCGAGAAGCCGGGTCCACTGGCCGTGGCCAACCTGACCTTCAAGGCCGAGTCCCTGCCCATCGACGACGTGCTGCTGAAGGCGATGCCCCCGGACGTCCGCGAGGTGGTCCAGCAGTTCTCGCCCCAGGGGACCGTCAATGGCGTGGCCAGGATGAAACGCGTCCCGCCGTCGAAGCCCGGCGACCCCGTGGCCGGGGTGGTGACGATCGACGCCGACCTCGACCTCAACGAGCGCTGCTCGATCCGCTGGGCCGGCCTCCCCTACCCCGTCACCAACCTGACGGGCCACCTGGAGATCCACCCCGACCTCTGGATCATCAGGGACATGAAGGGCAACGGCGGCAGCGGCTCGTCGACCATCGCCGGCAGCGGCAAGGTGCGCAAGGTCGGGCGGGTCGCCGGCAAGGACCTGCTCAACATCGACCTGAAGATCGACGCGGCCGAACTGCGGTTCGACAACCAGCTGCGAGACGCCCTGCCCCCCGCCTGGAAGAAGACCTGGGCCCAGCTCAACCCCAGCGGCACCAGCGACGTGAAGTCGGAGATCAAAATCGTCCCCGGCCAGCCCGACAGCTATAAGCTGACCCTCACCCCGGGCCCGCAGGCCGCCGTGCGCCTGGCCTACAGCCGAGACCCCTCGCCCGGCGACCCAGGTGGGCATTACCAGCTCCAGATGGACGACGTCCGCGGCCAGTTCGAGGCCATCAACGGCACGGTCGACATGAAGAATGTCGACTTCAACTTCTACGGCTCACCCGTCCGGTTCGAGACCGGCCGGGTCCGGGTCGAGGACAGCGGCCGGTTCGACCTCGCCGTGAAGCAACTGAAGGTGCAGAAGCTCAGGCTCGACTCCAAGCTCCAGGAGATCATGCCCCCGGTCATGGCCAGCTTCGCCCGCAGGCTCGACGACGGCCATCCCTTCACCATCCAGCGCGGCAACCTCAACCTCGGCTGGTCGGGCGTGCCCGGCGCCCCGGTCCATTGCGGCTGGTCCGACGGGCTCGTCGTGCTCGACAACAACTCGGCCGACACCGGCATCCCGCTGCACTCGCTGCAGGGGCAGCTCGACAGCGTCGCAGGCCTGTACGACGGCACGAACCTGTCCGTGAGCGCGGCCCTGAACCTGGACAGCGTCATCATCAAAGGCCAGCAGGTCACGCGCCTGACTGCCCCGATCGAGGTGGACAAAGGGGTGGCACGCATCAAGTCGATCCGCGGCACCCTGCTCGACGGCGAGGTCACCGGCGCCCTGGAGGTCAACCTGGAGGCCACCCCGCGCTACAAGGCCGAGTACCAGATCCGCGAGGCGAAGCTCCAGAGCTACGCGCGGACCGTCGCCGGCAGCCAGGCCTACCGGGGGACCGTCTCGGGCCGGGCCTCGCTGGAAGGACAGGGCTCGGACATGCGAACCGTCGTCGGCGACGCCGAGGTCTACATCAATGAGGCCAATCTCGGCGAGATGCCCGACATCGTCCGGCTGCTTGCCCTGCTCCAGCCCAGGCTCAGGGACCGCGGCAAGGCCGGCTTCAACGCCGCCGAGGTCCACGTCCGCGTCCGGGACGGCGTCGCCCGCCTGAACCAGATCCGCCTGACGGGCAACCCGCTCAATCTCCAGGGCAACGGCACGCTCGACATGCAGGGCAACCTCGACCTCTCCCTCGTCCCGGGCTTCGGCGACGGCCTCGGCGTGAAGTTCGTGAACAACTCGCTGAGGGCCGCAAGCAGCCAGCTCTTCGGGGTCAAGGTCGGCGGCACCCTCTCCGACCCCCGCCCCAAGCTCGTCCCCTTCCCCGTCGCCGACGAGGCCTTCCGCCTCTTCAGCCAGCGCCACCCCGAGCGGGCCTCGACTCGCCGCTGAGGCCGGCCTCGCCCGGGTTCAGGCCTCCTCGATCGGCGAACAGTCCAGACCCAGCCGCCGCGCGGTCCCGTCGCCCACGCGCACCCGCTCGGCGATCCGATGGCCGACGACCCAGACGATCCCC
It encodes:
- a CDS encoding NAD(+)/NADH kinase produces the protein MAQDRSTPLRVTILGNGTKIEVPGLAARLGKAVASTPGLVLTGVDLSSDSDLSTLDADLAVVIGGDGTVLHTARRMDDHPTPVLGINAGRLGFLADLTPEAFVVQLDDLAARLFVVDELMTLNCTVTPLVGPPRQFRGLNDVVMRSAPVFHLLELALDIDGEGVMTYRCDGLILATPLGSTGHSLSAGGPILPPGAQMFVVTPICAHTLTQRPLVDSADKVYELALRSDAGAAMLVVDGQVQEPLDPGDRVAVRRGSPSFPMVRLRGQSFYKTLRNKLGWGTAPPGERGHGA
- a CDS encoding glycosyltransferase family 39 protein, producing MAYPACFPPLTRARCLALLALVLECALALRVLAAGAVQWHVDRRLAAKGKICLFADAQIYWDLGGAIEEGRTYQVMQYDVPHFALRTPAYPAFLAACRLLFGDRLLPARLVQAVLGAATVGLLAWLVERVSPWPGVGWPVSLLAAALAAVEPFLVGTSALLLSEALFLPLSTLMLACAAMAWPATGTGRRWWAWAFGAGVSAGLAVLSKPSWALFPPLLALAWLVLAGQGRRKRAFAGGLLMGLGLTAAMAPWWVRNAEVFGRFVPTALWMGASLYDGLSPTATGASDMRFLDAGDLIALDERAQDAELTRRSLAFARANPSRVLELAAIKARRFWSPWPNAEEFGSRALAVASATVTLPVYALMLAGVWDRRRDARALVLLAGPLLYFAALHMVFVSSMRYRVAGLVPALGLAAIGLGRLLDWGLPRARGEPPPDAG
- a CDS encoding AsmA-like C-terminal region-containing protein gives rise to the protein MRIRSEKRRRIRRILTLALVLLSLGVGGVAWLAYAYLTDSDTWAATIRAQAPRFLPGSVVDVGRVQPGLFSGHVSLLNVNVTQAIDGSPFVAASIARLQIAHDARALLRGEFVPRRVDVSYPVLRLKRRKDGRWNLQGLLADPWPGPELENPPPVFIHNGKVELSDESGASAILRDVEVTVQPVDAQTVEFEGSAQGDTFERVRLHGRIDRSTGSVTLAGNLDRLVMSDILRGRLPADIRALVDRVGLTGGEADLMLRSASFKMDDPKGSMRYDAGVLLKAGVWNCPELPFPFSGVSASLSVADGKVVLDSAEGFNGETKVHASGECSLDDPKTAPMDFELLVNQLALDGRLKARTPPQFTKLWDEFKPSGKVSVALHAVRRDRGGPMGVGMTVECEDVAMTYHLFKYPLSGIRGRMTLENDTLKIIGLRTMVGGKPVTATGTIEKPGPLAVANLTFKAESLPIDDVLLKAMPPDVREVVQQFSPQGTVNGVARMKRVPPSKPGDPVAGVVTIDADLDLNERCSIRWAGLPYPVTNLTGHLEIHPDLWIIRDMKGNGGSGSSTIAGSGKVRKVGRVAGKDLLNIDLKIDAAELRFDNQLRDALPPAWKKTWAQLNPSGTSDVKSEIKIVPGQPDSYKLTLTPGPQAAVRLAYSRDPSPGDPGGHYQLQMDDVRGQFEAINGTVDMKNVDFNFYGSPVRFETGRVRVEDSGRFDLAVKQLKVQKLRLDSKLQEIMPPVMASFARRLDDGHPFTIQRGNLNLGWSGVPGAPVHCGWSDGLVVLDNNSADTGIPLHSLQGQLDSVAGLYDGTNLSVSAALNLDSVIIKGQQVTRLTAPIEVDKGVARIKSIRGTLLDGEVTGALEVNLEATPRYKAEYQIREAKLQSYARTVAGSQAYRGTVSGRASLEGQGSDMRTVVGDAEVYINEANLGEMPDIVRLLALLQPRLRDRGKAGFNAAEVHVRVRDGVARLNQIRLTGNPLNLQGNGTLDMQGNLDLSLVPGFGDGLGVKFVNNSLRAASSQLFGVKVGGTLSDPRPKLVPFPVADEAFRLFSQRHPERASTRR